In one window of Limnohabitans sp. MORI2 DNA:
- a CDS encoding 1-phosphofructokinase family hexose kinase, with protein sequence MTDILTITLNPALDVLTTIDKVSDTHKMRCGPTLKHPGGGGVNVARVLHRLGANCVALYLAGGVTGERHHKLMSAEKVRCHVMPITQETRESFTAHETSSGNDFRFVLPGPNVSATEYEACFDYVAQHMPKKFLVISGGLAPGVPENFYARLASLAKQHGVRVVLDANGPALAEALKVGVYLFKPSLRELRELTGHPLPDEASQMAAAQELIQSGQAAVVAISLGSEGAMVVSATEHWRAQALQVDVQTTVGAGDSFVAGMVWALARGDSLLKAFQFAMASGAAALLAPGTSLSQAADVHRLVPELMVSS encoded by the coding sequence ATGACTGACATTCTCACCATCACCCTCAACCCCGCCTTGGATGTGTTGACCACCATCGACAAAGTGAGCGACACACACAAGATGCGTTGCGGTCCCACGCTCAAACACCCTGGGGGTGGCGGCGTCAACGTGGCGCGCGTGCTGCACCGCTTGGGTGCAAACTGCGTGGCTTTGTATTTGGCAGGCGGTGTGACAGGAGAACGCCACCACAAGCTGATGAGCGCCGAAAAGGTGCGCTGCCATGTGATGCCCATCACGCAGGAGACTCGCGAAAGTTTTACCGCACACGAAACCTCAAGCGGCAACGACTTTCGCTTTGTGCTTCCCGGCCCCAATGTGTCTGCCACCGAATACGAAGCTTGCTTTGACTATGTAGCACAGCACATGCCCAAGAAGTTTTTGGTCATCAGCGGAGGCTTAGCGCCTGGCGTGCCTGAGAACTTTTATGCCCGCTTGGCCAGCTTGGCGAAACAACACGGTGTGCGCGTGGTGCTAGATGCCAACGGCCCCGCATTGGCCGAAGCACTGAAGGTAGGCGTGTATTTATTCAAACCGAGCTTGCGTGAACTGCGCGAGCTCACGGGCCACCCCTTACCGGATGAAGCCAGCCAAATGGCGGCCGCTCAAGAACTGATTCAAAGTGGACAGGCCGCCGTTGTGGCCATTTCATTGGGCTCTGAGGGGGCGATGGTGGTCAGTGCCACCGAGCATTGGCGAGCACAAGCCCTCCAGGTCGATGTGCAAACCACTGTGGGCGCAGGCGACAGTTTTGTCGCTGGCATGGTGTGGGCCCTGGCGCGAGGCGATAGCTTGCTCAAAGCGTTTCAATTCGCCATGGCATCTGGCGCAGCCGCTTTGCTGGCCCCCGGCACATCACTCAGTCAGGCTGCAGATGTGCACAGATTAGTTCCAGAATTGATGGTGAGTTCATAA
- a CDS encoding HD domain-containing phosphohydrolase has product MSESNESLDASQYKVLCVDDEPHILSALRRMLSLEGFEVFTADSGAQALELLAKQPVNVIISDMQMPGMNGKELLEKVRAQWPQTMRLMLTGASDVSGAIDAINQGAIYRYTAKPWNDEELLGTIKSAIAFGTLANEHDRLEALTEAQKESLNEMVDTLESRVQERTKDLRAAYVASIKAFSNLLELRRADLLPHSRRVATLSMKMAKLAGLSDDECQSVYIAGLLHDIGKIGLSDRVLNTKFIELPLADAKVYRTHTTMGEQTLNTLDDMQGVSAIIRSHHEYFNGTGFPDGLSGNNIPIGARIVAIVEAYEELQSGDYAKSESSPADAVRVILSNKGTLFCPEMTDAFVKALRS; this is encoded by the coding sequence ATGAGCGAGAGCAACGAATCATTGGACGCCAGCCAATACAAGGTGCTGTGTGTAGACGATGAGCCCCACATCTTGTCGGCGCTACGCCGCATGTTGTCACTCGAAGGCTTTGAAGTATTTACCGCAGACAGTGGTGCACAAGCCCTTGAGCTGCTCGCCAAACAACCGGTGAACGTGATCATCTCGGACATGCAAATGCCTGGCATGAATGGCAAAGAGTTGCTAGAAAAAGTCCGAGCGCAATGGCCACAAACCATGCGCCTCATGCTCACAGGTGCATCTGATGTGTCAGGCGCGATTGACGCCATCAATCAAGGCGCCATTTATCGATACACGGCCAAACCGTGGAACGACGAAGAACTGTTGGGCACCATCAAATCTGCGATTGCGTTTGGTACCTTGGCCAATGAACATGACCGCTTGGAGGCGCTGACCGAAGCGCAAAAAGAATCACTCAATGAAATGGTGGACACGCTGGAGTCACGCGTGCAAGAACGCACCAAAGATTTACGTGCGGCATACGTGGCATCGATCAAAGCGTTCTCTAACTTGCTAGAGCTGCGTCGTGCTGATTTGTTGCCGCACTCGCGCCGTGTGGCCACGCTGTCCATGAAGATGGCCAAGTTGGCTGGGCTGAGTGATGACGAATGTCAGTCGGTGTACATCGCGGGCTTGCTGCACGACATCGGAAAAATCGGCCTGAGTGACCGCGTGCTCAACACCAAATTCATCGAACTACCACTGGCCGATGCCAAGGTCTATCGCACACACACCACTATGGGCGAGCAAACGCTCAACACCCTCGACGACATGCAAGGCGTATCAGCCATCATTCGTTCGCACCACGAATACTTCAACGGCACGGGTTTTCCAGATGGCTTGTCGGGCAACAACATCCCCATTGGCGCACGCATCGTGGCGATTGTGGAAGCCTACGAAGAGTTGCAATCAGGTGACTACGCCAAGAGCGAAAGCAGCCCCGCCGATGCCGTGCGTGTGATTTTGAGCAACAAGGGGACGCTGTTTTGCCCTGAGATGACCGATGCGTTTGTGAAAGCGCTGCGCAGCTGA
- a CDS encoding alpha-hydroxy acid oxidase, with amino-acid sequence MPVITNIEDLRVLAEKRVPRMFYDYADSGSWTEGTYRANEADFQKIKLRQRVAVNMENRTTATKMAGLDVKMPVAIAPVGLTGMQSADGEIKAARAAEKFGIPFILSTMSICSMEDVAAHTTAPFMYQLYMMRDREAMANMIERARKAKCSALVLTLDLQVIGQRHKDLKNGLTAPPSPTIANIINLMTKPRWCLGMATTRRHTFGNLVGHVKGVSNMKSLSSWTNEQFDPRLSWEDVAWVKAQWGGKLILKGIQDVEDAVLAARSGADAIVVSNHGGRQLDGAQSSIEALPAIVAAVGDQIEVWMDGGIRSGQDVLKAWALGARGTLIGRAMVYGLGAMGEEGVSKALQIIHKELDVTMAFCGHTNIQNVDKGILIPGTFPVA; translated from the coding sequence ATGCCCGTGATTACCAACATTGAAGACCTGCGCGTTTTGGCCGAAAAGCGTGTGCCCCGCATGTTCTACGACTACGCCGATTCCGGCAGCTGGACCGAGGGCACTTACCGCGCCAACGAAGCGGACTTTCAAAAAATCAAGCTGCGCCAGCGCGTGGCGGTGAACATGGAAAACCGCACGACCGCCACCAAGATGGCGGGCTTGGATGTGAAGATGCCCGTGGCTATTGCGCCCGTGGGTCTCACCGGCATGCAAAGCGCCGATGGCGAAATCAAAGCCGCACGCGCTGCCGAAAAATTTGGCATTCCTTTCATTTTGTCCACGATGAGCATTTGCTCGATGGAAGACGTGGCGGCGCACACCACCGCGCCTTTCATGTACCAGCTCTACATGATGCGCGACCGCGAAGCCATGGCCAACATGATTGAGCGCGCGCGCAAAGCCAAGTGCAGCGCCTTGGTGCTCACCCTCGATTTGCAAGTGATTGGCCAGCGCCACAAAGACCTGAAAAACGGCCTGACCGCGCCCCCTAGCCCCACCATCGCCAACATCATCAACCTCATGACCAAGCCCCGCTGGTGTTTGGGCATGGCGACCACACGCCGCCACACCTTTGGCAACTTGGTGGGCCACGTCAAAGGCGTGAGCAATATGAAGTCGCTCTCCTCCTGGACCAACGAACAGTTTGACCCTCGCCTCTCGTGGGAAGACGTGGCTTGGGTCAAAGCGCAATGGGGCGGCAAGCTCATCTTGAAAGGCATTCAAGACGTGGAAGACGCGGTGCTGGCCGCACGCAGCGGCGCTGACGCGATTGTGGTGAGCAACCACGGTGGCCGTCAGTTGGACGGTGCGCAGTCGAGCATCGAAGCGCTGCCCGCCATCGTGGCTGCCGTGGGCGACCAAATTGAGGTGTGGATGGACGGCGGCATTCGCTCCGGTCAAGACGTGCTCAAGGCTTGGGCCTTGGGCGCACGCGGCACACTCATTGGCCGCGCCATGGTCTATGGCTTGGGCGCTATGGGCGAAGAAGGCGTGAGCAAGGCGCTGCAAATCATCCACAAAGAGTTGGACGTGACCATGGCTTTCTGCGGCCACACCAACATCCAAAACGTGGACAAGGGCATCTTGATTCCCGGCACGTTTCCCGTCGCCTAA
- a CDS encoding ATP-binding protein translates to MLHRLSAAEWKSIKPALLIGLALALLQIGSGVAAYYQSKSLLWEGKYQTAHNLSVGLVVAVADQMVVKDYATVESRILQTMSNAEVASVMLTDMSGRVLSALKRDPGQKPRLLFDPYWIPTPDSHEEVIQSRDDAYITTWAKVNLGSDLGWVKLQTYNQLDSADLGSLRQQTFWLSVLSVFSGIVILSVFLWRAYFTVVKRGHVAEAKLDEATKRLVQSEKLASLGELAAGVAHEINNPVGYVSSNLTSLQKYLTVYEKVLDAPEANTDDMLAVKKKHKYDFIREDLQNLVKETQEGVGRVKAIIQDLKDYARTNVASHYVASDLHVGLKSSLNIARNQLKNRADVRLSLGNLPLVECTPSQIDQVFLNLIVNAAQAMPEGKMGLIDIRTDCNEREVWIEVQDNGPGIPAEILQKIFDPFFTTKDPGTGTGLGLSVSLNIVEQHQGKLDVNSTVGVGTTFRITLPIKRPVAKGSA, encoded by the coding sequence ATGCTACACCGCCTGAGCGCCGCCGAGTGGAAAAGCATCAAACCCGCCTTGCTGATTGGGCTGGCCTTGGCGCTGCTGCAAATCGGCTCGGGCGTGGCAGCGTACTACCAATCCAAAAGCTTGCTGTGGGAAGGTAAATACCAAACCGCACACAACCTCTCGGTTGGGCTGGTGGTGGCAGTGGCCGACCAAATGGTGGTCAAAGACTACGCCACCGTGGAGTCCCGGATTTTGCAAACCATGTCCAACGCCGAGGTGGCGTCGGTCATGCTCACCGACATGTCGGGGCGTGTGCTGTCCGCCCTCAAACGCGACCCTGGCCAAAAGCCACGCTTGCTGTTTGACCCGTATTGGATTCCTACCCCCGACAGCCATGAAGAAGTCATCCAATCGCGCGATGACGCTTACATCACCACTTGGGCCAAGGTCAACTTAGGCTCTGACCTCGGCTGGGTGAAGCTGCAAACCTACAACCAACTCGACAGCGCCGACTTGGGCAGCTTGCGCCAGCAAACGTTTTGGTTGTCGGTGCTGTCGGTGTTTTCGGGCATCGTGATTTTGAGTGTGTTTTTGTGGCGCGCGTATTTCACAGTGGTCAAGCGCGGGCATGTGGCCGAAGCCAAGCTCGACGAGGCGACCAAGCGCTTGGTGCAGTCTGAAAAGCTCGCCTCACTGGGCGAGTTGGCGGCGGGCGTGGCTCACGAAATCAACAACCCGGTGGGCTATGTGTCATCCAACCTCACCAGCTTGCAAAAGTATTTGACCGTCTACGAAAAAGTGTTGGATGCGCCAGAGGCCAACACCGACGACATGTTGGCGGTGAAGAAAAAACACAAATACGACTTCATACGCGAAGACCTACAAAACTTGGTGAAAGAAACGCAAGAGGGCGTGGGCCGCGTCAAGGCCATCATCCAAGACCTGAAAGACTACGCCCGCACCAATGTGGCCTCGCATTACGTGGCATCTGACCTTCACGTGGGTCTCAAGTCCAGCCTCAACATCGCGCGCAACCAACTGAAAAACCGTGCCGATGTGCGCCTCAGTCTTGGCAATTTGCCTTTGGTGGAATGCACGCCTTCACAGATTGACCAAGTGTTTTTAAACCTCATCGTCAATGCAGCGCAAGCGATGCCTGAGGGCAAAATGGGCTTGATCGACATTCGCACCGATTGCAATGAACGCGAAGTTTGGATCGAGGTACAAGACAACGGCCCGGGCATACCCGCTGAGATTTTGCAAAAAATCTTTGACCCCTTCTTCACCACCAAAGACCCAGGCACGGGCACGGGCTTAGGCTTGTCGGTGTCGCTGAACATCGTGGAGCAACACCAAGGCAAGCTCGACGTCAACAGCACCGTGGGTGTGGGCACCACTTTCAGAATCACCCTTCCCATCAAACGCCCTGTGGCCAAAGGATCAGCATGA
- a CDS encoding phosphate/phosphite/phosphonate ABC transporter substrate-binding protein: MLTSLFLRLGTCALLLAGSAHAACLGEQNTTQTYSFEVVPQFTAAKVYSSWSPLLQRIGQDTGLCFDLRVAPTIPEFEQRLLKGDPQFVYLNPYHAVLGYQKRKYQPLLADSEDLLTGILVVRADSPIKTLDDLKGKTVSFPAPNAFAASLLIRAELAKRKVNTNTMFVKTHSNVYRSVISQDAAAGGGVNNTLDNEAPEVRQQLRVLFETPAYTPHPIATLPTVPAAVRERFLKAMLKLTQDEEGRKLLDAINLNKPQAVTYAKHYKPLESLQLEKFLVLTGQ, from the coding sequence ATGCTGACTTCACTTTTTCTTCGGCTAGGAACCTGCGCACTGCTGCTGGCCGGCAGCGCCCATGCTGCCTGCCTAGGCGAGCAAAACACCACCCAAACTTATTCTTTCGAAGTCGTGCCTCAATTCACTGCGGCCAAGGTCTACAGCTCTTGGTCGCCCTTGCTGCAACGCATTGGCCAAGACACAGGGCTTTGCTTTGATCTGCGCGTGGCCCCCACCATTCCTGAGTTTGAGCAACGTTTGCTCAAAGGCGACCCGCAGTTTGTGTACCTCAACCCCTATCACGCGGTGCTGGGCTATCAAAAGCGCAAGTACCAGCCCTTGCTGGCCGACAGCGAAGATTTGCTCACCGGCATTTTGGTGGTGCGTGCAGACAGCCCCATCAAAACCCTGGACGACCTCAAAGGCAAAACGGTGTCGTTCCCTGCACCCAATGCGTTTGCCGCATCGTTGCTGATTCGTGCTGAACTGGCCAAGCGCAAAGTCAATACGAACACCATGTTTGTCAAAACCCACAGCAATGTGTATCGCTCCGTCATCAGCCAAGACGCCGCTGCGGGTGGCGGCGTGAACAACACGCTCGACAACGAGGCGCCAGAAGTTCGCCAACAGTTGCGCGTGCTGTTCGAAACCCCCGCCTACACACCCCACCCCATTGCCACGCTGCCCACAGTACCCGCTGCGGTACGTGAACGCTTTTTGAAGGCCATGCTCAAGCTCACCCAAGACGAAGAAGGGCGCAAGCTGCTGGATGCCATCAACCTCAACAAGCCACAAGCCGTGACCTACGCCAAGCACTACAAGCCTTTGGAGTCGCTGCAGCTGGAAAAGTTTTTGGTGCTGACAGGACAGTAA
- the yaaA gene encoding peroxide stress protein YaaA translates to MLFVLSPAKALDYDTPAGDVPHTQPMFTKQSAELIAVLKDKTPHDIASLMSLSDALAALNVTRYQAWSPKFTAKNSKPAVLAFNGDVYEGLDAKTLKPKQLDWAQNHLAILSGLYGVLRPLDLMQPYRLEMGTSLANARGNNLYKFWGADIAAYLNERLQGEKEPILINLASQEYFKAVDRKTLKARVVECVFEDYKGGKYKVISFNAKRARGLMARYAITTQAKTPKDLEGFDLEGYAFDAAASEPDRKVFRRKL, encoded by the coding sequence ATGTTGTTTGTACTTTCCCCCGCCAAAGCCCTTGACTACGACACACCGGCAGGTGATGTGCCGCATACACAACCCATGTTTACTAAGCAGTCGGCTGAGCTGATTGCCGTGCTCAAAGACAAAACGCCACATGACATTGCCAGTTTGATGAGCTTGAGCGATGCCTTGGCTGCTTTGAATGTGACGCGTTACCAAGCGTGGTCGCCAAAGTTCACTGCTAAAAATTCAAAACCAGCCGTGTTGGCTTTCAATGGCGATGTGTACGAGGGCTTGGATGCCAAAACACTCAAGCCCAAACAACTCGATTGGGCACAAAACCATCTGGCCATCTTGAGTGGCTTGTATGGTGTGTTGCGCCCTTTGGACTTGATGCAACCTTATCGCTTGGAAATGGGCACCAGCTTAGCCAATGCACGCGGTAACAACCTCTACAAATTTTGGGGGGCTGACATTGCGGCTTATTTGAACGAGCGACTGCAAGGCGAGAAAGAACCCATTCTCATCAACCTAGCCTCACAAGAGTATTTCAAAGCGGTCGATCGCAAAACGCTCAAGGCCCGTGTGGTTGAGTGCGTGTTTGAAGACTACAAAGGGGGCAAGTACAAGGTCATCAGCTTCAACGCCAAGCGCGCACGCGGCTTGATGGCGCGTTACGCCATCACTACCCAAGCTAAAACGCCCAAAGACTTGGAAGGCTTTGATCTTGAAGGCTACGCTTTTGATGCTGCCGCTTCAGAGCCTGATCGCAAAGTTTTCCGCCGCAAACTCTGA
- the queF gene encoding NADPH-dependent 7-cyano-7-deazaguanine reductase QueF (Catalyzes the NADPH-dependent reduction of 7-cyano-7-deazaguanine (preQ0) to 7-aminomethyl-7-deazaguanine (preQ1) in queuosine biosynthesis), whose protein sequence is MNTPEQSQLGKTSAYVDQYDASLLFPIPRQTKRDEIGVPAQPPFFGADFWTGYELSWLNPKGKPQVALARFMVPAESTHIIESKSFKLYLNSFNNTRIADVAELQQRLRDDLSAAIWHGQVVKAPVSVQLVLPENFDREPVHELDGQNLDRLDLDCDEYQPNPALLIANFNEAPVTETLTSNLLKSNCLVTGQPDWGSVRISYTGPQIDQAGLLRYIVSFRNHNEFHEQCVERIFMDITRQCKPLRLEVYARYTRRGGLDINPWRTSHPQAMPANVRTARQ, encoded by the coding sequence ATGAACACCCCCGAACAATCACAACTCGGCAAAACCTCGGCGTATGTGGATCAATACGACGCGTCGTTGTTGTTCCCAATTCCGCGCCAAACCAAACGCGACGAAATCGGCGTCCCCGCCCAGCCGCCATTTTTTGGCGCTGATTTTTGGACTGGCTACGAGCTCAGTTGGTTGAACCCCAAAGGCAAGCCGCAAGTGGCACTGGCGCGTTTCATGGTGCCTGCAGAGTCCACACACATCATTGAAAGCAAGTCGTTCAAGCTCTACCTGAACAGTTTTAACAACACGCGCATTGCCGATGTGGCCGAGTTGCAGCAGCGTTTGCGCGACGATCTGAGCGCCGCCATTTGGCACGGACAAGTTGTCAAGGCCCCTGTGAGCGTGCAACTGGTGTTGCCCGAAAACTTTGACCGTGAACCCGTGCACGAGTTGGACGGTCAAAACCTCGACCGTTTAGATTTGGACTGCGATGAATACCAGCCCAACCCAGCCTTGCTCATTGCCAACTTCAACGAAGCGCCTGTGACTGAAACCCTCACCAGCAATTTGCTCAAAAGCAATTGCTTGGTCACGGGTCAACCTGATTGGGGCAGTGTCCGCATCAGCTACACCGGCCCGCAAATTGACCAAGCGGGTTTGCTGCGTTACATCGTGAGCTTTAGAAATCACAACGAGTTTCATGAGCAATGCGTGGAACGCATCTTCATGGACATCACGCGCCAGTGCAAACCATTGCGCTTAGAGGTGTATGCGCGTTACACACGACGCGGTGGTTTGGACATCAACCCTTGGCGTACCAGCCACCCGCAAGCCATGCCAGCCAATGTGCGCACGGCGCGGCAGTGA
- a CDS encoding 4-oxalocrotonate tautomerase gives MPTIRVELIEGRTPEQKKQLAQAITQACADKLGSKPESVDVLFFDIPRHDWATGGVPWSEKL, from the coding sequence ATGCCCACCATCCGCGTTGAACTCATCGAGGGCCGCACGCCCGAGCAGAAAAAACAACTGGCCCAAGCCATCACCCAAGCATGTGCTGACAAGCTGGGCAGCAAGCCCGAGAGTGTGGACGTGTTGTTCTTTGACATTCCGCGTCACGATTGGGCCACGGGTGGTGTGCCTTGGAGCGAGAAACTTTAA
- a CDS encoding anti-sigma factor, which yields MTDTTSPSSTGVSAWWRALSIFLALVVLLGWALGASMYEQFKAQIHHLEAKLVEIPQVREVAVLLDDAQAPAMLMTYDPKNQKLQVQRLNDVKEGREQALHVWALTEGDAPRMLGVLTNKYKTQQLEVPAQALEGAQSLAISVENKDNGPRDGKPRQPLLFKGWLVQKAI from the coding sequence ATGACTGACACCACATCCCCCTCTTCCACCGGCGTCAGTGCTTGGTGGCGCGCCCTGAGTATTTTTCTGGCCCTCGTCGTCTTGCTCGGTTGGGCCTTGGGCGCCAGCATGTACGAGCAGTTCAAAGCGCAAATTCATCACCTTGAAGCCAAGCTGGTGGAGATTCCGCAAGTGCGTGAAGTGGCCGTGTTGCTTGACGACGCGCAAGCCCCCGCCATGCTGATGACTTACGACCCAAAAAATCAAAAGCTGCAAGTCCAGCGTTTGAACGATGTGAAAGAGGGCCGTGAACAAGCCCTGCACGTGTGGGCGCTGACCGAGGGTGATGCGCCGCGCATGTTGGGCGTGCTCACCAACAAATACAAAACACAGCAGCTTGAAGTGCCAGCGCAAGCCTTAGAAGGCGCGCAAAGCTTGGCCATCAGCGTGGAAAACAAAGACAACGGCCCACGCGATGGCAAGCCGCGCCAGCCTTTGCTCTTCAAAGGCTGGTTGGTGCAAAAAGCAATTTAA
- the dinB gene encoding DNA polymerase IV: MSEALTRRIAHLDMDAFYASVELLRYPQLKGLPVVIGGGRRKVDDMLGRLRAEQPDYNWSEDKLHEIPLDFFPRISGYTGRGVITTATYAARQFGVGSAMGVMKAAKLCPDAILLPVDFDQYRHYSQRFKNIITDIAPVMENRGVDEVYIDFTHVPGGQREGGRVLARLIQKAIYDDTGLTCSVGVAPNKLLAKMASEFNKPNGISIVQPEDLQSMIWPLPCRKINGIGPKAEAKLAAHDIHTIGELAQRDRVWLMQHFGKSYGAWLFDAAHGKDDRPVETESEPVSLSRETTFERDLHAVADREELGRIFTRLCEQVASDLKRKGYVGKTIGIKLRYDNFQSVTRDQTLDHYIDQADAIRATAGLCLKRVDLKRRLRLLGVRVGSLMKHEDWQAQGQQAHESPQHPYTESLFGDNQTSN; the protein is encoded by the coding sequence ATGAGTGAAGCCCTCACCCGCCGCATTGCCCACCTCGACATGGACGCGTTTTACGCCTCGGTCGAGTTGCTGCGCTATCCGCAGCTCAAGGGCTTGCCCGTGGTGATTGGCGGAGGACGGCGCAAGGTGGACGACATGCTGGGTCGGCTGCGTGCCGAGCAGCCCGACTACAACTGGTCTGAAGACAAGCTGCACGAAATTCCGCTGGACTTTTTCCCGCGCATCTCGGGCTACACAGGGCGCGGCGTCATCACCACGGCCACCTATGCGGCGCGGCAGTTTGGCGTGGGCTCGGCCATGGGGGTCATGAAAGCGGCCAAGCTGTGCCCCGATGCGATATTGCTGCCCGTGGACTTTGATCAATACCGCCATTACTCGCAACGCTTCAAAAACATCATCACCGACATCGCGCCCGTGATGGAAAACCGTGGCGTGGACGAGGTGTACATCGACTTCACCCACGTGCCCGGCGGCCAGCGCGAGGGCGGGCGTGTGTTGGCGCGGCTGATTCAAAAAGCCATCTATGACGACACGGGCCTCACCTGTTCGGTGGGCGTGGCCCCCAACAAACTGCTGGCCAAGATGGCGAGTGAGTTCAACAAGCCGAACGGCATTTCCATCGTGCAGCCCGAGGATTTGCAAAGCATGATCTGGCCCCTGCCCTGCCGCAAGATCAACGGCATTGGCCCCAAGGCCGAGGCCAAGCTAGCCGCGCATGACATACACACCATTGGCGAGTTGGCGCAGCGCGACCGCGTGTGGCTGATGCAGCACTTTGGCAAAAGCTATGGCGCGTGGCTGTTTGACGCCGCCCACGGCAAAGACGACCGCCCCGTGGAAACCGAAAGCGAGCCCGTGAGCCTGAGCCGCGAAACCACCTTTGAGCGCGACTTGCACGCCGTGGCCGACCGTGAAGAGCTAGGCCGCATCTTCACCCGCTTGTGCGAGCAAGTGGCGAGTGACCTCAAGCGCAAAGGCTATGTGGGCAAGACCATTGGCATCAAGCTGCGCTATGACAACTTTCAAAGCGTGACGCGTGACCAAACGCTGGACCACTACATTGACCAAGCCGACGCCATTCGGGCCACAGCGGGGCTGTGCTTGAAGCGTGTGGACCTCAAGCGCCGCTTGCGTTTGCTAGGTGTGCGTGTGGGCTCGCTGATGAAGCATGAAGACTGGCAAGCGCAGGGGCAACAAGCCCACGAAAGCCCGCAACACCCCTATACCGAATCGTTGTTTGGGGATAACCAAACCTCAAATTGA
- a CDS encoding DUF2127 domain-containing protein has protein sequence MPEVKDQRSALHAIAIFEATKGLAALAGLIGVLDLLHHDARAAMMTLIGRFGLDPTAHYPSLLLHYADLLPETDVPMLVALGSAYITLRFIEATGLWLCKVWGEYLGALSGGIYIPFEVVHWVREPSWLNAFIVVLNAVIVGYLTHALWRRHQQNQTHD, from the coding sequence ATGCCCGAAGTCAAAGATCAGCGCAGCGCCCTCCACGCCATCGCGATCTTTGAAGCGACCAAAGGCTTGGCCGCGTTGGCGGGTTTGATTGGCGTGCTCGACTTGCTGCACCACGATGCGCGTGCGGCCATGATGACACTCATTGGCCGCTTCGGCCTCGACCCCACCGCCCATTACCCCTCGCTGTTACTGCATTACGCTGATTTGCTTCCAGAGACCGATGTGCCAATGCTCGTCGCGCTGGGCTCGGCCTACATTACGCTGCGCTTCATTGAAGCCACGGGCTTGTGGCTTTGTAAAGTGTGGGGCGAATACTTGGGCGCACTGTCGGGCGGCATCTACATTCCGTTTGAAGTGGTGCACTGGGTGCGCGAGCCTTCGTGGTTGAATGCCTTCATCGTCGTGTTGAATGCCGTCATCGTGGGCTACCTCACGCATGCTTTGTGGCGACGCCATCAACAAAATCAAACGCATGACTGA